DNA from Syntrophorhabdales bacterium:
TATAAAGAGAGGTCGTTTCTTCTCCACAAAGGTGATAAAGGCTTCGTTCAGTATCCTTGCCTCGTGTTCAAGCAAGCCCACTTTCACGTCGATACCCGCTTTGCGAAGCAACTCTATACTCTTGCCGTTGACGAGAGGATTGGGGTCTTGCATTGCCACGACGACTTTCTTTAAGCCTGCTTTGATGACTGCGTTCACGCAGGGCGGCGTTTTCCCCGTGTGGCAGCATGGTTCCAGGTTGAGGACCAGCATGCCTCCCCGCGCGCGCTGGCCAGCCTTTTCCAATGCGATAATCTCAGCATGAGCCTCACCAGCTCTGTGATGGTACCCTTCACCAACGATCTTGCCTCCTTTTACTACTACAGCGCCCACCATGGGGTTGGGCGAGGTTGTCCCCAGGCCTCGCTTGGCAAGGTTCAAGGCTTTACGCATGTACTCTGCTTCGGTCATTTCTCTCCCTTCTTGAGAAGGAGGTCCTTCAGCTCCTCCATGAATTCTGTAATGTCCTTGAACTGCCGGTACACGGAGGCAAAACGGACGAACGCAACCTCGTCCAGCATTTTCAGCTCGTCCATGACCATCTGTCCGATCTCAGTGCTCTTGATCTCTTTTTCGCCCCGTTCACTGAGATTGTATTCAATCCGGGAGAGTATCCTGTCCAGGTTTGCGACCGCTACAGGCCTTTTTTCGCAAGCTTTTTTCAAGCCGCCCAGTATCTTCATGCGATCAAAAACCTCGCGCCTGCCATCCTTCTTGATCACCAGCGGAAGCCCTTCTTCGATAGTCTCTACGGTTGAAAACCGCTTACCGCACTTGAGACACTCACGCCGCCTCCGTATCGTATCCATTTCCTTACTGGTGCGGGAGTCAAGTACCTTGCTTTCGACGTAATCGCAATGAGGGCATTTCATTCAAGCACCCGTTAACAGTTAGCAGTTTGCAGTTGGCAGTAAACACCAGCAGGAACCTGAACCGGAATACGCGAGAACGGACGTAAAACACACAAACGCGTCTTAGCCGGAAACCGTTAACCGGCAACTGTTAACTGTTCTATTAGTATACCCGATTCTTGGATCAAGCGCGAAGCAAGATCGTCAGGATACCCTTCAAGATAGAATATCCTCTGAAGGCCCGCGTTGATGATCATCTTGACGCATATCGAACACGGAAGATGGGTCGAGTAGATGTCCGCTCCCTTGATGGGCACGCCATGATACGCGGCCTGGATGATCGCATTCTGCTCCGCGTGGAGCCCCCTGCAGAGCTCGTGCCGCTCTCCCGAGACAACATTCTGCTGCTCCCGCACACAACCAACATCCTCACAATGGGCCAGGCCCATCGGCGGACCGTTGTACCCGGTCGAGAGGATCCTTTTTTCCTTCACGACCACAGCACCCACATTGCGCCGCAGGCACGTAGACCTTTTGGAGACGATCGTTGCTATCTCCATAAAGTACGAGTTCCAGTCAGGCCGCTCTTTCTTTTTCATAGAGAGAACATGGACGCATAGACGGGAAAGTCTTTGCATAAATCCTTGGCACGTTCCAGGATTGCCTGATGTACTTTCTCATCACCGGGCTGCCGCAGCACCTCATCGATCATACCACCGATGATTTCCATCTCTTTTTCTTTCATGCCCCTGCTGGTAACGGCAGGCGTGCCTATCCTGATGCCGCTCGGTGTGTTAGGCCCTCCCGAATCGAACGGGATGAGGTTCTTATTCAATATAATGCCGCTTCGCTCCAGAGCCTTTTCCGCCTCCGTGCCCGTTATTCCTTTGACAGACAGGTCCACCAGAAAAAGATGGTTGTCTGTGCCTCCTGACACGATCCGGTATCCTTTCTTCGCAAGGCTGCCTGCCAGGTGGCGCGCATTTTTTATAATCTGTTCCTGATATTCCTTGAAATCCGGCTCCGTGGCGCTCTTCAGGGCAACCGCTTTGGCTGCAACCACATGCATGAGCGGCCCACCCTGGGTACCGGGAAAAACCGCCTGATCGACTGCCTTCGCAAACTCCTTCTTGCAAAGGAGCAGGCCTCCCCTCGGTCCGCGCAGCGTCTTGTGCGTGGTGGTGCTTACGATGTGTGCGTGAGGCACGGGACTCGGGTGCAGACCCGCGGCGACAGCACCTGCTATATGCGCTATGTCTACAAAGAGATAGGCCCCCACCTCGTCGGCGATTTTTCTAAACCGCTCAAAATCGAGGATCCGCGAGTAGGCGCTGGCGCCGGCAACGATCATGCGAGGTCTTTCTTTCAGGGCGATCTCCCTTACCTCGTCATAATCGATCTGCTCACTCTCTCTTGCAACAGTATAGAAGACCGGCTTATAAAACCTGCCTGAGTAATTGGCCGGAGCACCGTGCGTCAGATGACCGCCGTGAGCCAGGCTCATCCCCAGAACCTTATCCCCGACCTTGAGTACCGCGTACATCGCGGCCATATTCGCGCTGGATCCCGAGTGCGGTTGAACGTTTGCATGATCTGCGCCGAAGAGTTTGCAGGCGCGTTGGATCGCCAGCCGTTCAATGCCATCAAGGAACTGGCATCCGCCATAGTATCTTTTTCCGGGATACCCTTCCGCATACTTGTTCGTCAGGATACTCCCCTGAACTTCCAGTACTGCTTTATCCACGTAGTTCTCGGAAGCAATCAGAATGATGCTGTATTCTTCCCGTTCCAGTTCTTTCCGAACAAGCCCGTAGATTTCTCTGTCAAATTTTCTCAGCTCTTCCATTTCAGTTTGCTTGATTTCCTTAGTATCCGGTCTTCGCGACCTATGATTCTTGCCCCGTGACCCTGCTATGTACAGATCATTTTTCGAAGCGCCGGAAAAGCAGGGTCGCATTTGTCCCACCGAAGCCGAAAGAATTGGACAAGGTGACCTCAATCGCCTGTTTGCGAGCTGTGTTGGGCACATAATCAAGATCGCACTTCGGGTCAGGCTCTTCGTAGTTGATAGTGGGTGGGCAAATCTGATCCCTGATGCTCAGGACCGAGAACACTGCTTCTATTGCGCCGGCTGCACCCAGAAGATGACCGGTCATCGATTTGGTCGAGCTTACGGGAATCTTCTTCGCCCGATCGCCGAACACTTCTTTGATCGCGATCGTTTCGGTGTAGTCGTTTAACTCCGTTGATGTGCCATGCGCGTTGATATAATCCACCTGGTCTGCCGAGATCTGCGCATTGTTCAATGCCATCCTCATGCACCGCACAAAACCTTCTCCGTCCGGAGCCGGTGCTGTAATGTGGTAGGCATCAGCATTATAGCCATAGCCTATCAACTCGGCATATATCTTTGCTCCGCGCGCGAGCGCGTGCTCCAGCGCCTCCAGGATTACAATGCCAGCGCCTTCTCCGACAATGAACCCGTCCCTGTTTTTCTCAAAAGGCCGGGAAGCCTTCTCCGGCTCGTCATTCCTCGTGGAAAGCGCCTTCATGGCATTGAAGCCTCCCACGGTAAGGGGTGTAAGGTTAGCCTCGGTTCCGCCCGCAACAACAACGTCAGCGTCGCCGTACTGAATAATCCGGGAGGCATCGCCGATGCAGTGCGAGCCTGTTGCGCAGGCTGTTACAATGCAGATATTGGGTCCCTTCATTCCATACTGCATCGCTATCTGGCCCGGCGCCATGTTCGCAATGAGCATGGGAATAAAGAAGGGACTGATCCTGTCCGGTCCCCTCTCCAGGAGTATCTGGTGATATTTCTCTAACGTTGGCAGGCCGCCGAGGCCAGTGCCAGCAACCACACCGACCCTGTCGCTCTGTTCTTTTGTCATGTCCAGCCTGGCATCTTCGAGAGCAGTGCGCGCGGCAGCAAGAACATAATGGATAAACAGGTCCATCTTCTTGACTTCTTTGCGGGGTACATACTCTTCAGGATTGAAATTCTTCACTTCGCCCGCAATCTTTGTCTCGTGGCGCGTTGCATCGAACCTCGTTATGGGCGCAATACCCGATTTACCCTGAAGGATCTGATCCCATACGTTATCCAGACCTGTCCCGAGAGGCGTTACCAAGCCCATCCCGGTTACAACTACCCGCCGTTTCACTAGGGCACCCCTCACTCTTTTTTCATATGCTCTTCGATATATTTTATTGCATCACCAACTGTCTCGATCTTCTCCGCATCCTCATCAGGTATCTCGATGCCATACTCATCTTCAAGGGCCATTACAAGTTCGACGATATCAAGGGAATCTGCTCCCAGATCATCGATAAATTTCGCCTCCGGTACCACTTCCGACTCATTTACTCCCAGCTGTTCCACGATCATCTTCTTGACCTTTTCAGTAACTGCCATTAGGCCACCTCCTGATTTTGTTGAGGGAACAATCCCTCCTCACGTATATAAACCGCCACTAACATTTATAGTCTCGCCTGTGACGTAGGCACTATACTCTGAAAGAAGAAAATAGACAACACGGGCCACATCCATCGGCTCGCCCGCTCTTCCGAGCGGTATGGCTTTGACTGTTTTCTCCTTCCATGCCTCGTCGAGCGTATCTGTCATCTTCGTCACGATAAAGCCCGGGGCCACGGCATTCACCCTGATATTGCGCTCTCCGTATTCCCGTGCGACCGCTTTGGTAAAACCGACAATGCCTGCTTTGCTGGCAGCATAATTAGACTGGCCCGCATTACCCATCAAACCGGCGATGGAAGATATATTGACGATGCTGCCGCCTTTCTTCAACATGTGACGTATCACCGCCTTGGTGCAGGTGAATACACCTTTCAGGTTTACCCTGATCACTTGGTCCCATTCCTCTTCAGACATCCGGAGCAGCAGTTTATCACGCGTAATCCCCGCATTGTTGACGAGGTTATCGACGCCGCCCATCTCTTTCACGACAGATGCAACAGCCTGCTCGACCTGACTGAGATTCGCGACATCCACCTTGTAATAGGAGGAGCGCACCCCTTTTTCGCGCAACGCGGCAACCGTGGCCTCCCCGTCGAGCACATCGAAGATCACGAGGTCGCTTCCTTGATCGGCGAGAAACTCCGCAATGGTTCTGCCTATGCCCTGCGCCCCACCGGTGAGGATTGTTACTTTACCTTTCACAGCCGCCCCCTTACTGCATCGATCTCTTCCATCTCTTCCACATGAAGGCACAGGATATCCGGAGTTATCCGTTTCACGAGGTTCGTAAGCACCTTCTGCGGGCCGACTTCCACGAAAAGCTCGACCCCTTCCCTCGCCATGGTCCTTATACAACTCTCCCAAAGCACCGGGGAAAACATCTGCCTGTATAAGAGGTCAAGGATTGCTGACGATTTCTGATTGGGAAGGGCATCTACGTTCGAAACCACCGGTGTCTTCATGTCCGCAAAGCTGACTCCCGCTAGTTCACTCTTCAGCTTTTCCGCGGCCGGCTGCATCAACACGCTGTGGAAAGGACCCGATACATTGAGGAAGACAGCTTTCTTGTAAGCACCCTTCAATTTCTCCACCGCTTCCTTCAACGCTTCACTGTTTCCTGAAAGCACGACCTGCTCGGGCGAATTCAGGTTAGCAGCGCCAGCAACATAATCATCATGAGAAATTTGGCTGCAGACCTCATCAACCTTTTCCATGACCGGGGCGATGAGCGCAACCATGCTGCCCGTGCCCGCCGGACAGGCTTCTTCCATCAGGAGCCCTCTCGTCCGGGTCAACCTGACACCATCTTCGATGCTCAGGGCCCCGCTCACAACCAGCGCGGTGTACTCACCCAGGCTGTGGCCCGCGAGAAGAGCGGGTACTGCTTTTGTTTCCTGCTCAAATATAGTCCAGGACGCATAGCTCGCAAGAAGGATAGCAGGCTGCGTATTATACGTCTTCCGCAGTTCCTCTTCCGGACCATTAAACATCACGTCAGACAAGGAAAACCCGACAGCTTTGTCTGCTGCAGCGAATAACGCCCGGACACTCTCGAAACGCTCGTAGAGCTTCTTGCCCATGCCTACATACTGAGACCCCTGCCCGGGAAAAAGAGCGCCAACCTTCTTCATCTCTTTGTTTACTTCTTCCTTCTGGAGGCTGCTTCCTTGATCAGCTCAAGAGCGATAACGTTTCTCTGGATCTGGTTGGTGCCCTCATAAATCTGAAGGATCTTGGCGTCGCGCATCATCTTTTCAATGGGGTAGTCTCTCATGTAGCCGTAACCACCGAAGACTTGAATAGCATCCACCGTCACCTTCATGGCAACATCACTCGGGAAGACTTTGCTCATGGCTGACACTTTTGAGAACTCTTTCGGCTTGGAATCAATGTATTTCGCTACCGCATAGACAAGTGCGCGCGCCGCCTCAACCTGTGTCGCCATGTCTGCAAGCATGTGTTGCACAGCCTGGAACGATATTATTTTCCGGTCAAACTGCTCGCGTTCTTTCGCGTATGCTACGGCTGCATCCAGTGCTCCCTGTGCTACGCCGACCGCCTGCGCGCCGATACCCGGACGCGTGCGGTCAAACGTCCTCATAGCAAGGATGAAGCCCATGCCTTCTCTACCTATAACACGATCTTTGGAAACTTTGCAATCCTGGAAGACCAGCTCTCTGGTCGCGGAAGCCCTGATACCGAGCTTCTTCTCCTTTTTCCCGAACGTGAAACCTTCCATGCCTTTCTCAAGGATGAAAGCTGTCGCTCCTCTGCCGCCTTTCGTCCGGTCAGTGATGGCAATCACCGAATAGATGTCGGCCTCGCCTCCGTTCGTGATCCACTGTTTGGTTCCGTTGAGGATGTACTCGTCGCCAGCTTTACGCGCTTCGGTCCTGATGCCTGCAGCATCGCTACCTGCGCCGGCTTCAGTCAGACCGAAAGCGGCTATTTTTTTACCGCTAGCCACATCAGTCAGATACTTCTTCTTCTGCTCCTCAGAGCCCCCGAGCAGAATAGGATAGGAACCGAGCAGGCTTGCTGCATAGCTCACGGATACGCCGAGGCACGCCTTGCTCAGCTCTTCAACCGCGATACAGTTCTCCAGCGAGCCACCTCCCAGACCTCCGTACTCTTCAGGGATGCTCACTCCGAATAATCCTGCATCCGCGCAGAGGTTCATAATCTCCCGCGGAAATGTTTCAGTCTCATCCAGCTCTGCCCTTATGGGCATCACTTTTTCTTCAGCGATCCTTCGCGCCAGGGCCTGTATCTGCTTTTGCTCTTCAGTGAAAAAATAGTCCATGATAGCTCCCTCGTCCCCCTTTGTTTATGTTGATGCTGTTTATATTTTCTTTGTTTTTTCGGCGCGCCCGCGCTCACTTCATGCGCCGCCGCGGGCCTGCCCACGCGAATCTGTTGTTGGGGCTCGCGTCGCCCCCTCCAGCGGCAAAGCCGCATGGAGCCTCCCCCTCTCGCGAGCCGTGCTCGCTAGATAGATTCGTGGGCATCACGTCTTTTCCCACCTCATGCATTACCGCGGGCCTGCCCACGCGAATCTATGTATTCCCGCATGGCGTCAGACAGATGCGTTGAGATTTTCTTCGCGGCAAAGTCTCTGGCCATGGCTATTGCGTTCTTTATAGCCTTCTCGTTTGACTTGCCGTGACAGATGATGGAGGCACCATTTACTCCCACAAGAGGCGCGCCGCCATACTCTGAATAGTCGACGGTCCGCGCAAGCTCCTTGAAGACATCTGACAGCAGGAAGTATCCCAGCTTTCTCCGATAGCTCTTGACAATTCTCTCTTTGAGAAAGCTTGTGATAGCCTCGGCGATACCTTCGCTTATCTTCAGCGCAACATTGCCCACAAAACCGTCACTCACCACGACGTCCGTAGACCCGTTATACATGTCGGTGCCTTCGACATAGCCTACATAGTTGATGTTGACACCCCGGAGAAGCGCATGCGCTTCTCTTGTCAGGTCATTTCCCTTCGTTTCTTCCTCGCCGTTTGACAAAAGACCGACACGCGGCTTCTCTCTGCCCATGCCGTATTTTGCATAGACATGTCCCATGATGGCGAACTGTACAAGATGACTAGGCTTACAATCCACGTTGCCGCCTGCGTCCAGCAGCACTGAGAGCGTTCCCTTCACGTTCGGGTGAAAGGACATTATGGCAGGTCTTTCCACTCCGGGTATCCTGCCGAGAGTGAAGATTGCAAAGGCCATGGCCGCACCGGAATTTCCCGCACTGACGACAGCCTCAACATCACCGGAACGCTGCAGGGCGTAAGCCTTGTTGATCGACGAATCGCGTTTCTTTCTCAGGGCGGAGGAAGGCGACTCATGCATCTCCACGAAGCTGGGAGTATGCACTACTTCGATTCTTGAAGCAGGATCCAGAAGCGGCCTGACACTCTTCTCATCCCCCACAAGAACCGGCTGGGCTATCTGTTCCCTCCAGGCCGCTTCAGCCCCTTTAACTATAGCATAAGGAGCGTTATCGCCCCCCATGGCGTCGACCGCAATTCTTATCATGCCGACTTACAGTTCTTCAATTTCGAGGTACTTTCTGCCTTTGTACATGCCGCACTTCGGGCACACCTGGTGAGGCAGAGTAGGTTCTTTGCAGTTCGGGCAGAGGATAACCCCGGGGCTCGAAAGCTTGTAGTGGGTTCTTCTTTTGTCCCTCCGTGATCTGGAGGTCTTTCTCTTGGGAACGGCCATATTGTTCTCCTTATCCTTTTTTCAGGAATTTCTGCAGTTTTTCTCCGAGGACCATGCTCTTGGATGTATCGCACCTGCACGTTTCCGTGTTCTGGTTCTTTCCACACACGGGGCAGATGCCTTTGCAGAATTCATTGCAGAGTGCCTTGATCGGAATCGCCAGCATCACTTCTTCATATATGTAAGGATCGAGGTCCAGTTCGTCTCCTTCATAATAGTAAAGGCTCGTCTCTTCGCCGGTAAGCTCCATCTCAGGCAGCTTCGGTTCGTCACTCTTTGGCGCCAGCTCGATATCAACACGACCATTTACCGGGAAAAGAAAAGACTCAAGGCAGCGGTCGCAGGAGAGCCGGAGGGTGCACTTCACAGGCCCCTCAACACGCACGTCACTGCCCATCTTGCTGACAACCAGCTCGAACTCGATAGGCGATTCGAACTCGAGGTCGGCATCTTCGGGCCTTTTGTATTTCGAGCCATCCATTGTACCTCGTGCAACGATGGACTCCTCGATATCGTGCAGCTTTACAATCATCTATCCTGCCTGGCGTTATTTTTAAGGATAGTAATATAAAGAGTTTAAGCCGAAAATGCAAGCAAATAAACCCCTTGTGTGATCTTGCACAACGAGGTTCATCTTCTTGTAATCAGCGAACTTCCGTGCATGTTGTGCCTTTGTCTCATGTCCGGGTCCTCTGATCCAGATTCTCAAGAATCTCATTGAACCTCTCCTGGTCCACCGGCAGGGAGATTACCTTTTTTCTCCCCTTCTCTCCGGACACAATACACACTTCGCTTTTCTTCAGCAAAAAAGCGTCCGCAAGAAATTCAACAAGCTCCCGGTTCGCTTTCCCCTCTTGCGGCCGCGAGAGAAGCTTTATCACAAGACCTCGTTCGTCACGCTTTATCTCTCTCTTCCTGGCGCCCGGGATGACACGTACATCCAGATTCACAGTCGCTACAATCCCGCAATGCCGCTAATGAGGACAGGGATAAGATACGACTGAACAAGCTGAACAATGACAATCAGGATAAGTGGCGAAAGATCGACCATACCGACACGCGTCGGTATAATTTTCGAGATGCGATACGTGACCGGATCCACGAGGTTACCTATAATGCGAACGTAGAGGTTATACGGGTCCGGTCTTATCCACGAAAGGACAGCCCTTATAATAACTATCCATACGTAGATAGTGAGCAACCACGACACGAGCGACAGCAACTTTATGAACAACAGTACTGGCATTGACATTATTCATCCTCCTATAAGGAGATTCCTTTCAATCTTATCTATTGTGACGCCAATGAGCTCATTCTCGAGTTTCTTCTGGTACGGTATGTAGACAGGGAGGTAGTGTTCGCTGTACCCTCTCATAAATCGGCCTTTATACAGCTTACCCTCCGGGATTATCGATACCCGCTCCCCCAGGAAGCGCCTGTAAAATGCTTCTCTTTTGACAGCGTCCAGCTTCCTCAGTCTGCGCACCCGCTCTTTCTTGGTTGTCTCCGTCACCTTTTCGTCCATCTGCGACGCTTTTGTGCCCGCCCTGTCCGAGTAAGGGAACACGTGAAGATAAAAAATGGGAAGAGATTCGAGGAACCAGTGGGTTTCCATGAAGGCATGCTCGTCCTCTCCGGGGAACCCGACCATGACATCCATCCCTATCCCGATATTGTGGACGTGTTTCTGCAATCCGCTCACGATTGAGCGTATGAAATCCTGATCGTAAGGTCTACCCATCCTCTTCAAGACTCCCGCATCAGCGCTCTGCAGAGGTATGTGGATGCTTCGTGCAAGCTTCTTGCTTGCGCTGAGCGTCTCTATAAATTCATTGTCAATCCCGGCGGGCTCCACCGAGCTCAGCCTGATCCTCGCCGGGGTATCGACCGATTCGAGTCTCTTCAGGAGACCCGTAAAAGAACACCCCGATGAAGGATCCTTATAACTCGCAATATCGATGCCTGTAAGGACAACCTCTTGAACCGACCTTTCTTTGAGCCTGGCCATGCCCTCCACAATATCGGCAAGGGGCCTTGACCGGACCCGTCCCCGCGCATAAGGCACTATGCAGTACGTACAGAATCTATCACACCCATCCTGTATCTTGAAAAAAAAGCGAGTCCTTGCAGTTAAAGGGGCTCGCGTCGCCCCCTCCCTCGGCAAAGCCGTCGGAGCCTCCCCTTCTCGCTCGCTGTGCTCGCTAGATCGATTTCCACGAGAGCACCCGTGCAAATCGATCGGCATATTTTCTATGGGAATGTCGCGTGTCCTCTCGCTCCTGTGTCCCGTCTGTCCCAGCAGATCGGCAATCTCAAACCTTTCTTTCTGCCCGAGCACCAGGTCCGCCCCGAACGCCCGTTCGGGATATACCTGTGCGTGACAGCCGGTGAGGACTACCTTGGCTCGCGGATTGAGTTTTCTGACCCTCTCGATGAATCTCCTGATATCCTTTTCCGCGTGGGCGGTAAGCGTGCACCCGTTCACGATCACGAGCTTAGCCTGCTCCATAGAGCTGGGGGTAAGCGCTTTTTGCTTAAGGATTCCCTCCATGACGTAGGAATCCCATTGGTTCGATTTACAACCGGTGGTAAAAATGAAGAAGGTCATAACGAAAATACCTGTTGCGAGTTGCGGGTTACGGGTTAAATACGCACAGTTTTAGACGCTTGACCAGTGACTAGCACTATAGTTCTTGTCTTCCTAATGCGCAATTCGAAACACGAAACGTCTATTGATCTAACTCGGCACCGGAAACCCGTAACACTAATTTTTTATTACCCCAATTTTTTATTACCACGGAACTCGTAATCCGGAACTCGTAACATTATTTTTTCGTGTAAAAAGGAGACATGCTGCGCAGCCGTCCGACCACCTCAGGAAGGACATCCAGCACGTAGTCGATATCTTCTTCTGACGTGTCCCTGCCGAGGCTTATCCTTAAAGCACTTTGACAGACTTCTGGTCGTATGCCCATGGACAAGAGCACGTGCGAAGGTTCGGGCGAGCCCGAGGAGCAGGCGGATCCTGCCGAAACAGCAATGCCTGCCAGGTCGAGACCGATCAACAGCGATTCACTTTCCACAAATCCAAAGCTCAGGTTGAGCGTATTGGGCAGGCGAAACTCGGGATGCCCGTTCAGTTGTACATCCTCTATGCGGGCCATGATGCCATCGAGAAGCTTCTTGCGAAGCCGCTCCAACCTGGGACGCTCCTCAGCCATTTCCCTGTGCATGGCCTCGCAAGCTTTTCCGAAGGCAGCTATACCGAGCAGGTTTTCAGTACCGGCTCGCCGCCCAGCCTCCTGGTGCCCCCCGTGAATAAGGTTATCGATATCGACGCCTTCCCTCATGTAGAGAATGCCGACTCCCTTGGGCGCATAGACTTTGTGCCCTGAAAAGGCAGCGAGATCCACCTGCATCTTATTCACATCGATGGGGATCTTGCCGAGCGCCTGAACCATGTCGGAATGAAAGAGAACACCCGCATCCCGTGCTATGGCACCTATCGCCTCTATCGGCATGAGGGTCCCTGTCTCATTATTGGCGTGCATGACCGATATCAGAATTGTGTCCTTACGTATCGCCTTTCTTACAGCATCAGGAGCAACAACGCCGTAGCTGTCGACCGGCAGGTAGGTCACCTCAAATCCCCGCTTTTCAAGATAGGCGCAGGTGTTGAGCACTCCCGGGTGTTCGACCCTGGTAGTTATGATGTGATTACCTTTGTC
Protein-coding regions in this window:
- a CDS encoding DUF167 domain-containing protein — its product is MNLDVRVIPGARKREIKRDERGLVIKLLSRPQEGKANRELVEFLADAFLLKKSEVCIVSGEKGRKKVISLPVDQERFNEILENLDQRTRT
- the rpmF gene encoding 50S ribosomal protein L32; protein product: MAVPKRKTSRSRRDKRRTHYKLSSPGVILCPNCKEPTLPHQVCPKCGMYKGRKYLEIEEL
- a CDS encoding YggT family protein, producing MSMPVLLFIKLLSLVSWLLTIYVWIVIIRAVLSWIRPDPYNLYVRIIGNLVDPVTYRISKIIPTRVGMVDLSPLILIVIVQLVQSYLIPVLISGIAGL
- the fabG gene encoding 3-oxoacyl-[acyl-carrier-protein] reductase; this encodes MKGKVTILTGGAQGIGRTIAEFLADQGSDLVIFDVLDGEATVAALREKGVRSSYYKVDVANLSQVEQAVASVVKEMGGVDNLVNNAGITRDKLLLRMSEEEWDQVIRVNLKGVFTCTKAVIRHMLKKGGSIVNISSIAGLMGNAGQSNYAASKAGIVGFTKAVAREYGERNIRVNAVAPGFIVTKMTDTLDEAWKEKTVKAIPLGRAGEPMDVARVVYFLLSEYSAYVTGETINVSGGLYT
- the plsX gene encoding phosphate acyltransferase PlsX, with the protein product MIRIAVDAMGGDNAPYAIVKGAEAAWREQIAQPVLVGDEKSVRPLLDPASRIEVVHTPSFVEMHESPSSALRKKRDSSINKAYALQRSGDVEAVVSAGNSGAAMAFAIFTLGRIPGVERPAIMSFHPNVKGTLSVLLDAGGNVDCKPSHLVQFAIMGHVYAKYGMGREKPRVGLLSNGEEETKGNDLTREAHALLRGVNINYVGYVEGTDMYNGSTDVVVSDGFVGNVALKISEGIAEAITSFLKERIVKSYRRKLGYFLLSDVFKELARTVDYSEYGGAPLVGVNGASIICHGKSNEKAIKNAIAMARDFAAKKISTHLSDAMREYIDSRGQARGNA
- a CDS encoding DUF177 domain-containing protein, whose translation is MIVKLHDIEESIVARGTMDGSKYKRPEDADLEFESPIEFELVVSKMGSDVRVEGPVKCTLRLSCDRCLESFLFPVNGRVDIELAPKSDEPKLPEMELTGEETSLYYYEGDELDLDPYIYEEVMLAIPIKALCNEFCKGICPVCGKNQNTETCRCDTSKSMVLGEKLQKFLKKG
- the nrdR gene encoding transcriptional regulator NrdR is translated as MKCPHCDYVESKVLDSRTSKEMDTIRRRRECLKCGKRFSTVETIEEGLPLVIKKDGRREVFDRMKILGGLKKACEKRPVAVANLDRILSRIEYNLSERGEKEIKSTEIGQMVMDELKMLDEVAFVRFASVYRQFKDITEFMEELKDLLLKKGEK
- the fabF gene encoding beta-ketoacyl-ACP synthase II — encoded protein: MKRRVVVTGMGLVTPLGTGLDNVWDQILQGKSGIAPITRFDATRHETKIAGEVKNFNPEEYVPRKEVKKMDLFIHYVLAAARTALEDARLDMTKEQSDRVGVVAGTGLGGLPTLEKYHQILLERGPDRISPFFIPMLIANMAPGQIAMQYGMKGPNICIVTACATGSHCIGDASRIIQYGDADVVVAGGTEANLTPLTVGGFNAMKALSTRNDEPEKASRPFEKNRDGFIVGEGAGIVILEALEHALARGAKIYAELIGYGYNADAYHITAPAPDGEGFVRCMRMALNNAQISADQVDYINAHGTSTELNDYTETIAIKEVFGDRAKKIPVSSTKSMTGHLLGAAGAIEAVFSVLSIRDQICPPTINYEEPDPKCDLDYVPNTARKQAIEVTLSNSFGFGGTNATLLFRRFEK
- the glyA gene encoding serine hydroxymethyltransferase translates to MEELRKFDREIYGLVRKELEREEYSIILIASENYVDKAVLEVQGSILTNKYAEGYPGKRYYGGCQFLDGIERLAIQRACKLFGADHANVQPHSGSSANMAAMYAVLKVGDKVLGMSLAHGGHLTHGAPANYSGRFYKPVFYTVARESEQIDYDEVREIALKERPRMIVAGASAYSRILDFERFRKIADEVGAYLFVDIAHIAGAVAAGLHPSPVPHAHIVSTTTHKTLRGPRGGLLLCKKEFAKAVDQAVFPGTQGGPLMHVVAAKAVALKSATEPDFKEYQEQIIKNARHLAGSLAKKGYRIVSGGTDNHLFLVDLSVKGITGTEAEKALERSGIILNKNLIPFDSGGPNTPSGIRIGTPAVTSRGMKEKEMEIIGGMIDEVLRQPGDEKVHQAILERAKDLCKDFPVYASMFSL
- the fabD gene encoding ACP S-malonyltransferase, which encodes MKKVGALFPGQGSQYVGMGKKLYERFESVRALFAAADKAVGFSLSDVMFNGPEEELRKTYNTQPAILLASYASWTIFEQETKAVPALLAGHSLGEYTALVVSGALSIEDGVRLTRTRGLLMEEACPAGTGSMVALIAPVMEKVDEVCSQISHDDYVAGAANLNSPEQVVLSGNSEALKEAVEKLKGAYKKAVFLNVSGPFHSVLMQPAAEKLKSELAGVSFADMKTPVVSNVDALPNQKSSAILDLLYRQMFSPVLWESCIRTMAREGVELFVEVGPQKVLTNLVKRITPDILCLHVEEMEEIDAVRGRL
- a CDS encoding acyl-CoA dehydrogenase family protein — protein: MDYFFTEEQKQIQALARRIAEEKVMPIRAELDETETFPREIMNLCADAGLFGVSIPEEYGGLGGGSLENCIAVEELSKACLGVSVSYAASLLGSYPILLGGSEEQKKKYLTDVASGKKIAAFGLTEAGAGSDAAGIRTEARKAGDEYILNGTKQWITNGGEADIYSVIAITDRTKGGRGATAFILEKGMEGFTFGKKEKKLGIRASATRELVFQDCKVSKDRVIGREGMGFILAMRTFDRTRPGIGAQAVGVAQGALDAAVAYAKEREQFDRKIISFQAVQHMLADMATQVEAARALVYAVAKYIDSKPKEFSKVSAMSKVFPSDVAMKVTVDAIQVFGGYGYMRDYPIEKMMRDAKILQIYEGTNQIQRNVIALELIKEAASRRKK
- a CDS encoding acyl carrier protein — translated: MAVTEKVKKMIVEQLGVNESEVVPEAKFIDDLGADSLDIVELVMALEDEYGIEIPDEDAEKIETVGDAIKYIEEHMKKE
- a CDS encoding cytidine/deoxycytidylate deaminase family protein, which produces MKKKERPDWNSYFMEIATIVSKRSTCLRRNVGAVVVKEKRILSTGYNGPPMGLAHCEDVGCVREQQNVVSGERHELCRGLHAEQNAIIQAAYHGVPIKGADIYSTHLPCSICVKMIINAGLQRIFYLEGYPDDLASRLIQESGILIEQLTVAG